One window from the genome of Paramisgurnus dabryanus chromosome 20, PD_genome_1.1, whole genome shotgun sequence encodes:
- the hif1aa gene encoding hypoxia inducible factor 1 subunit alpha a isoform X2, producing MDTVAPGKKRVSSERRKEKSRDAARCRRGKESEVFYELAKELPLPHSITSNLDKASVIRLALSYFRLRKLVDTGVLGVETELDCQWNSTFLKALDGFLMVLSLDGDMVYLSETVSKCLGLPQIDLIGHSVFEFSHPCDHEELREMLAHRIGILKKGKEQHTDRNFLLRMKCTLTSRGRTVNIKSASWKVLRCSGHIHTVDAIENDVCEEERVCSTYLVVICESIPHPGNIEAPLDSRTFLSRHTLDMRFTYCDERITDLLGFDPRDLLQHSVYEYYHALDSDHMTKTHHNLFVKGQVCTGQYRMLAKTGGFVWALTQATVIYNSKNSQPQCVVCVNYILSGIEQPKEILSLQQINSTKVKQEKEEENEEALMAEVTMMAFKKESKEGDEKKKCLVDEDLQPAVLHGNLKGVPDELTVIDPPTAQAVLTLDINSQDSAISVLKDIPLYNDVMLPSSSVLLPLSPLSLHTDALCSTLNDADTSTSQLEPDGFPVSQSSDLSLDSEYSDQQKSDQVKKLFSMDLQPKTLFNIQIMLTPDKNNPVGLDLEMLAPYIPMDDDFQLRTPSRSICSSPCSGLELPSSNSTQTAPSVQVTPLESTCCDTAQQNTGTKLIDDRVIIQDNGISSKCQTGPKLLKRKFEAITLSEAIRLGSVVQVVAEIPEKRIKISDASSSEGLRHTTILLLPSDVASRLMSRSSDGGALSLSLPQLTHYDCDVNVPVTGRQHLLQGEELLCALDLVI from the exons GGTGAGTTCAGAGCGAAGAAAGGAGAAATCTCGGGATGCTGCACGTTGTCGGAGAGGAAAAGAGTCCGAGGTGTTTTATGAGCTGGCCAAAGAACTGCCCCTGCCCCACAGCATCACCTCCAACCTGGACAAAGCATCAGTCATAAGGCTCGCGCTCAGCTACTTTCGCTTGCGTAAACTGGTGGACACAG GTGTACTGGGTGTGGAGACTGAATTGGACTGTCAGTGGAACAGTACATTTCTTAAAGCTTTGGATGGGTTTCTCATGGTTCTGTCTCTTGATGGTGACATGGTGTATTTGTCAGAGACTGTGAGCAAGTGCCTGGGTCTTCCTCAG ATTGACCTTATTGGACACAGTGTGTTTGAATTTAGTCATCCGTGTGATCATGAAGAGCTCAGAGAAATGCTAGCACACAGAATAG GCATATTGAAGAAAGGGAAGGAGCAGCACACAGACAGAAATTTTCTATTGAGGATGAAATGTACACTAACCAGCAGAGGGCGCACTGTCAATATCAAATCTGCCTCCTGGAAG GTTCTGCGTTGTTCGGGCCATATCCACACAGTTGACGCCATCGAGAATGatgtgtgtgaggaagaaaggGTCTGTTCGACATACCTGGTGGTAATCTGTGAGTCTATTCCCCATCCAGGCAACATTGAAGCACCACTGGATTCTAGAACGTTCCTCAGCCGGCACACTTTAGATATGCGCTTCACCTACTGTGATGAAAG GATCACAGATTTGTTGGGTTTTGATCCAAGGGATCTGTTGCAGCATTCTGTATACGAGTACTACCACGCCCTGGATTCTGATCATATGACCAAAACACATCACAACC TGTTTGTGAAGGGACAGGTATGTACCGGGCAATACCGTATGCTGGCTAAAACAGGAGGCTTTGTCTGGGCTTTAACTCAGGCCACTGTTATTTACAACAGTAAAAACTCCCAGCCACAGTGCGTGGTCTGTGTCAACTACATCCTCAG TGGCATTGAACAGCCCAAAGAAATCCTTTCACTGCAGCAAATCAACAGCACAAAAGTTAAACAGGAAAAGGAGGAAGAGAATGAGGAAGCCCTCATGGCTGAAGTGACCATGATGGCGTTTAAAAAGGAGAGTAAGGAGGGTGATGAGAAGAAAAAATGTTTGGTAGATGAGGATCTGCAACCTGCAGTGCTACATGGTAACCTAAAGGGGGTGCCAGATGAGCTCACAGTCATAGACCCCCCAACAGCACAGGCGGTGCTCACGCTGGATATCAACAGCCAAG ACTCTGCCATCAGTGTGCTGAAAGACATTCCTCTCTACAATGATGTCATGTTACCCTCATCCAGTGTCTTGTTGCCCCTCTCACCGCTCTCCCTACATACTGATGCACTGTGTTCAACCCTAAATGATGCAGACACTTCCACCTCCCAACTAGAGCCTGATGGCTTCCCTGTCTCACAATCGTCTGATCTGTCTTTGGATTCAGAATATAGTGACCAGCAAAAATCAGATCAGGTGAAGAAACTGTTTTCTATGGATTTGCAGCCCAAGACACTATTCAATATACAG aTCATGCTGACACCAGACAAAAACAAT CCAGTGGGTTTGGATCTGGAGATGTTGGCACCATACATTCCAATGGATGATGACTTCCAGCTGCGGACTCCATCCAGGTCGATCTGTTCCAGCCCATGTTCAGGTCTCGAACTGCCTTCCTCCAATAGCACACAAACTGCCCCATCGGTCCAAGTGACCCCTTTAGAGTCAACGTGCTGTGACACAGCTCAACAGAACACTGGAACCAAGCTGATCGACGACAG AGTAATTATTCAAGACAATGGTATTTCGTCTAAATGTCAGACCGGCCCAAAGCTACTCAAGAGAAAATTTGAGGCCATTACTCTTTCTGAAGCAATAAGGCTG GGGTCTGTGGTGCAGGTTGTGGCTGAAATACCTGAGAAAAGGATCAAAATATCAGACGCTTCATCATCAGAAGGGCTCCGTCACACTACAATACTGTTGCTGCCATCTG ATGTTGCTAGTAGGTTAATGAGCAGATCATCAGATGGTGGGGCATTATCCCTGTCCCTCCCCCAGCTTACCCATTACGACTGCGACGTTAACGTACCCGTAACTGGACGGCAACACCTGCTACAGGGGGAGGAGCTACTGTGTGCCTTGGATTTAGTTATCTGA
- the hif1aa gene encoding hypoxia inducible factor 1 subunit alpha a isoform X1 translates to MDTVAPGKKRVSSERRKEKSRDAARCRRGKESEVFYELAKELPLPHSITSNLDKASVIRLALSYFRLRKLVDTGVLGVETELDCQWNSTFLKALDGFLMVLSLDGDMVYLSETVSKCLGLPQIDLIGHSVFEFSHPCDHEELREMLAHRIGILKKGKEQHTDRNFLLRMKCTLTSRGRTVNIKSASWKVLRCSGHIHTVDAIENDVCEEERVCSTYLVVICESIPHPGNIEAPLDSRTFLSRHTLDMRFTYCDERITDLLGFDPRDLLQHSVYEYYHALDSDHMTKTHHNLFVKGQVCTGQYRMLAKTGGFVWALTQATVIYNSKNSQPQCVVCVNYILSGIEQPKEILSLQQINSTKVKQEKEEENEEALMAEVTMMAFKKESKEGDEKKKCLVDEDLQPAVLHGNLKGVPDELTVIDPPTAQAVLTLDINSQDSAISVLKDIPLYNDVMLPSSSVLLPLSPLSLHTDALCSTLNDADTSTSQLEPDGFPVSQSSDLSLDSEYSDQQKSDQVKKLFSMDLQPKTLFNIQIMLTPDKNNVGTEWHRSQISPVGLDLEMLAPYIPMDDDFQLRTPSRSICSSPCSGLELPSSNSTQTAPSVQVTPLESTCCDTAQQNTGTKLIDDRVIIQDNGISSKCQTGPKLLKRKFEAITLSEAIRLGSVVQVVAEIPEKRIKISDASSSEGLRHTTILLLPSDVASRLMSRSSDGGALSLSLPQLTHYDCDVNVPVTGRQHLLQGEELLCALDLVI, encoded by the exons GGTGAGTTCAGAGCGAAGAAAGGAGAAATCTCGGGATGCTGCACGTTGTCGGAGAGGAAAAGAGTCCGAGGTGTTTTATGAGCTGGCCAAAGAACTGCCCCTGCCCCACAGCATCACCTCCAACCTGGACAAAGCATCAGTCATAAGGCTCGCGCTCAGCTACTTTCGCTTGCGTAAACTGGTGGACACAG GTGTACTGGGTGTGGAGACTGAATTGGACTGTCAGTGGAACAGTACATTTCTTAAAGCTTTGGATGGGTTTCTCATGGTTCTGTCTCTTGATGGTGACATGGTGTATTTGTCAGAGACTGTGAGCAAGTGCCTGGGTCTTCCTCAG ATTGACCTTATTGGACACAGTGTGTTTGAATTTAGTCATCCGTGTGATCATGAAGAGCTCAGAGAAATGCTAGCACACAGAATAG GCATATTGAAGAAAGGGAAGGAGCAGCACACAGACAGAAATTTTCTATTGAGGATGAAATGTACACTAACCAGCAGAGGGCGCACTGTCAATATCAAATCTGCCTCCTGGAAG GTTCTGCGTTGTTCGGGCCATATCCACACAGTTGACGCCATCGAGAATGatgtgtgtgaggaagaaaggGTCTGTTCGACATACCTGGTGGTAATCTGTGAGTCTATTCCCCATCCAGGCAACATTGAAGCACCACTGGATTCTAGAACGTTCCTCAGCCGGCACACTTTAGATATGCGCTTCACCTACTGTGATGAAAG GATCACAGATTTGTTGGGTTTTGATCCAAGGGATCTGTTGCAGCATTCTGTATACGAGTACTACCACGCCCTGGATTCTGATCATATGACCAAAACACATCACAACC TGTTTGTGAAGGGACAGGTATGTACCGGGCAATACCGTATGCTGGCTAAAACAGGAGGCTTTGTCTGGGCTTTAACTCAGGCCACTGTTATTTACAACAGTAAAAACTCCCAGCCACAGTGCGTGGTCTGTGTCAACTACATCCTCAG TGGCATTGAACAGCCCAAAGAAATCCTTTCACTGCAGCAAATCAACAGCACAAAAGTTAAACAGGAAAAGGAGGAAGAGAATGAGGAAGCCCTCATGGCTGAAGTGACCATGATGGCGTTTAAAAAGGAGAGTAAGGAGGGTGATGAGAAGAAAAAATGTTTGGTAGATGAGGATCTGCAACCTGCAGTGCTACATGGTAACCTAAAGGGGGTGCCAGATGAGCTCACAGTCATAGACCCCCCAACAGCACAGGCGGTGCTCACGCTGGATATCAACAGCCAAG ACTCTGCCATCAGTGTGCTGAAAGACATTCCTCTCTACAATGATGTCATGTTACCCTCATCCAGTGTCTTGTTGCCCCTCTCACCGCTCTCCCTACATACTGATGCACTGTGTTCAACCCTAAATGATGCAGACACTTCCACCTCCCAACTAGAGCCTGATGGCTTCCCTGTCTCACAATCGTCTGATCTGTCTTTGGATTCAGAATATAGTGACCAGCAAAAATCAGATCAGGTGAAGAAACTGTTTTCTATGGATTTGCAGCCCAAGACACTATTCAATATACAG aTCATGCTGACACCAGACAAAAACAATGTAGGTACAGAATGGCACAGAAGTCAAATTTCT CCAGTGGGTTTGGATCTGGAGATGTTGGCACCATACATTCCAATGGATGATGACTTCCAGCTGCGGACTCCATCCAGGTCGATCTGTTCCAGCCCATGTTCAGGTCTCGAACTGCCTTCCTCCAATAGCACACAAACTGCCCCATCGGTCCAAGTGACCCCTTTAGAGTCAACGTGCTGTGACACAGCTCAACAGAACACTGGAACCAAGCTGATCGACGACAG AGTAATTATTCAAGACAATGGTATTTCGTCTAAATGTCAGACCGGCCCAAAGCTACTCAAGAGAAAATTTGAGGCCATTACTCTTTCTGAAGCAATAAGGCTG GGGTCTGTGGTGCAGGTTGTGGCTGAAATACCTGAGAAAAGGATCAAAATATCAGACGCTTCATCATCAGAAGGGCTCCGTCACACTACAATACTGTTGCTGCCATCTG ATGTTGCTAGTAGGTTAATGAGCAGATCATCAGATGGTGGGGCATTATCCCTGTCCCTCCCCCAGCTTACCCATTACGACTGCGACGTTAACGTACCCGTAACTGGACGGCAACACCTGCTACAGGGGGAGGAGCTACTGTGTGCCTTGGATTTAGTTATCTGA
- the hif1aa gene encoding hypoxia inducible factor 1 subunit alpha a isoform X6 codes for MDTVAPGKKRVSSERRKEKSRDAARCRRGKESEVFYELAKELPLPHSITSNLDKASVIRLALSYFRLRKLVDTGVLGVETELDCQWNSTFLKALDGFLMVLSLDGDMVYLSETVSKCLGLPQIDLIGHSVFEFSHPCDHEELREMLAHRIGILKKGKEQHTDRNFLLRMKCTLTSRGRTVNIKSASWKVLRCSGHIHTVDAIENDVCEEERVCSTYLVVICESIPHPGNIEAPLDSRTFLSRHTLDMRFTYCDERITDLLGFDPRDLLQHSVYEYYHALDSDHMTKTHHNLFVKGQVCTGQYRMLAKTGGFVWALTQATVIYNSKNSQPQCVVCVNYILSGIEQPKEILSLQQINSTKVKQEKEEENEEALMAEVTMMAFKKESKEGDEKKKCLVDEDLQPAVLHGNLKGVPDELTVIDPPTAQAVLTLDINSQDSAISVLKDIPLYNDVMLPSSSVLLPLSPLSLHTDALCSTLNDADTSTSQLEPDGFPVSQSSDLSLDSEYSDQQKSDQPVGLDLEMLAPYIPMDDDFQLRTPSRSICSSPCSGLELPSSNSTQTAPSVQVTPLESTCCDTAQQNTGTKLIDDRVIIQDNGISSKCQTGPKLLKRKFEAITLSEAIRLGSVVQVVAEIPEKRIKISDASSSEGLRHTTILLLPSDVASRLMSRSSDGGALSLSLPQLTHYDCDVNVPVTGRQHLLQGEELLCALDLVI; via the exons GGTGAGTTCAGAGCGAAGAAAGGAGAAATCTCGGGATGCTGCACGTTGTCGGAGAGGAAAAGAGTCCGAGGTGTTTTATGAGCTGGCCAAAGAACTGCCCCTGCCCCACAGCATCACCTCCAACCTGGACAAAGCATCAGTCATAAGGCTCGCGCTCAGCTACTTTCGCTTGCGTAAACTGGTGGACACAG GTGTACTGGGTGTGGAGACTGAATTGGACTGTCAGTGGAACAGTACATTTCTTAAAGCTTTGGATGGGTTTCTCATGGTTCTGTCTCTTGATGGTGACATGGTGTATTTGTCAGAGACTGTGAGCAAGTGCCTGGGTCTTCCTCAG ATTGACCTTATTGGACACAGTGTGTTTGAATTTAGTCATCCGTGTGATCATGAAGAGCTCAGAGAAATGCTAGCACACAGAATAG GCATATTGAAGAAAGGGAAGGAGCAGCACACAGACAGAAATTTTCTATTGAGGATGAAATGTACACTAACCAGCAGAGGGCGCACTGTCAATATCAAATCTGCCTCCTGGAAG GTTCTGCGTTGTTCGGGCCATATCCACACAGTTGACGCCATCGAGAATGatgtgtgtgaggaagaaaggGTCTGTTCGACATACCTGGTGGTAATCTGTGAGTCTATTCCCCATCCAGGCAACATTGAAGCACCACTGGATTCTAGAACGTTCCTCAGCCGGCACACTTTAGATATGCGCTTCACCTACTGTGATGAAAG GATCACAGATTTGTTGGGTTTTGATCCAAGGGATCTGTTGCAGCATTCTGTATACGAGTACTACCACGCCCTGGATTCTGATCATATGACCAAAACACATCACAACC TGTTTGTGAAGGGACAGGTATGTACCGGGCAATACCGTATGCTGGCTAAAACAGGAGGCTTTGTCTGGGCTTTAACTCAGGCCACTGTTATTTACAACAGTAAAAACTCCCAGCCACAGTGCGTGGTCTGTGTCAACTACATCCTCAG TGGCATTGAACAGCCCAAAGAAATCCTTTCACTGCAGCAAATCAACAGCACAAAAGTTAAACAGGAAAAGGAGGAAGAGAATGAGGAAGCCCTCATGGCTGAAGTGACCATGATGGCGTTTAAAAAGGAGAGTAAGGAGGGTGATGAGAAGAAAAAATGTTTGGTAGATGAGGATCTGCAACCTGCAGTGCTACATGGTAACCTAAAGGGGGTGCCAGATGAGCTCACAGTCATAGACCCCCCAACAGCACAGGCGGTGCTCACGCTGGATATCAACAGCCAAG ACTCTGCCATCAGTGTGCTGAAAGACATTCCTCTCTACAATGATGTCATGTTACCCTCATCCAGTGTCTTGTTGCCCCTCTCACCGCTCTCCCTACATACTGATGCACTGTGTTCAACCCTAAATGATGCAGACACTTCCACCTCCCAACTAGAGCCTGATGGCTTCCCTGTCTCACAATCGTCTGATCTGTCTTTGGATTCAGAATATAGTGACCAGCAAAAATCAGATCAG CCAGTGGGTTTGGATCTGGAGATGTTGGCACCATACATTCCAATGGATGATGACTTCCAGCTGCGGACTCCATCCAGGTCGATCTGTTCCAGCCCATGTTCAGGTCTCGAACTGCCTTCCTCCAATAGCACACAAACTGCCCCATCGGTCCAAGTGACCCCTTTAGAGTCAACGTGCTGTGACACAGCTCAACAGAACACTGGAACCAAGCTGATCGACGACAG AGTAATTATTCAAGACAATGGTATTTCGTCTAAATGTCAGACCGGCCCAAAGCTACTCAAGAGAAAATTTGAGGCCATTACTCTTTCTGAAGCAATAAGGCTG GGGTCTGTGGTGCAGGTTGTGGCTGAAATACCTGAGAAAAGGATCAAAATATCAGACGCTTCATCATCAGAAGGGCTCCGTCACACTACAATACTGTTGCTGCCATCTG ATGTTGCTAGTAGGTTAATGAGCAGATCATCAGATGGTGGGGCATTATCCCTGTCCCTCCCCCAGCTTACCCATTACGACTGCGACGTTAACGTACCCGTAACTGGACGGCAACACCTGCTACAGGGGGAGGAGCTACTGTGTGCCTTGGATTTAGTTATCTGA
- the hif1aa gene encoding hypoxia inducible factor 1 subunit alpha a isoform X5: MDTVAPGKKRVSSERRKEKSRDAARCRRGKESEVFYELAKELPLPHSITSNLDKASVIRLALSYFRLRKLVDTGVLGVETELDCQWNSTFLKALDGFLMVLSLDGDMVYLSETVSKCLGLPQIDLIGHSVFEFSHPCDHEELREMLAHRIGILKKGKEQHTDRNFLLRMKCTLTSRGRTVNIKSASWKVLRCSGHIHTVDAIENDVCEEERVCSTYLVVICESIPHPGNIEAPLDSRTFLSRHTLDMRFTYCDERITDLLGFDPRDLLQHSVYEYYHALDSDHMTKTHHNLFVKGQVCTGQYRMLAKTGGFVWALTQATVIYNSKNSQPQCVVCVNYILSGIEQPKEILSLQQINSTKVKQEKEEENEEALMAEVTMMAFKKESKEGDEKKKCLVDEDLQPAVLHGNLKGVPDELTVIDPPTAQAVLTLDINSQDSAISVLKDIPLYNDVMLPSSSVLLPLSPLSLHTDALCSTLNDADTSTSQLEPDGFPVSQSSDLSLDSEYSDQQKSDQIMLTPDKNNPVGLDLEMLAPYIPMDDDFQLRTPSRSICSSPCSGLELPSSNSTQTAPSVQVTPLESTCCDTAQQNTGTKLIDDRVIIQDNGISSKCQTGPKLLKRKFEAITLSEAIRLGSVVQVVAEIPEKRIKISDASSSEGLRHTTILLLPSDVASRLMSRSSDGGALSLSLPQLTHYDCDVNVPVTGRQHLLQGEELLCALDLVI; this comes from the exons GGTGAGTTCAGAGCGAAGAAAGGAGAAATCTCGGGATGCTGCACGTTGTCGGAGAGGAAAAGAGTCCGAGGTGTTTTATGAGCTGGCCAAAGAACTGCCCCTGCCCCACAGCATCACCTCCAACCTGGACAAAGCATCAGTCATAAGGCTCGCGCTCAGCTACTTTCGCTTGCGTAAACTGGTGGACACAG GTGTACTGGGTGTGGAGACTGAATTGGACTGTCAGTGGAACAGTACATTTCTTAAAGCTTTGGATGGGTTTCTCATGGTTCTGTCTCTTGATGGTGACATGGTGTATTTGTCAGAGACTGTGAGCAAGTGCCTGGGTCTTCCTCAG ATTGACCTTATTGGACACAGTGTGTTTGAATTTAGTCATCCGTGTGATCATGAAGAGCTCAGAGAAATGCTAGCACACAGAATAG GCATATTGAAGAAAGGGAAGGAGCAGCACACAGACAGAAATTTTCTATTGAGGATGAAATGTACACTAACCAGCAGAGGGCGCACTGTCAATATCAAATCTGCCTCCTGGAAG GTTCTGCGTTGTTCGGGCCATATCCACACAGTTGACGCCATCGAGAATGatgtgtgtgaggaagaaaggGTCTGTTCGACATACCTGGTGGTAATCTGTGAGTCTATTCCCCATCCAGGCAACATTGAAGCACCACTGGATTCTAGAACGTTCCTCAGCCGGCACACTTTAGATATGCGCTTCACCTACTGTGATGAAAG GATCACAGATTTGTTGGGTTTTGATCCAAGGGATCTGTTGCAGCATTCTGTATACGAGTACTACCACGCCCTGGATTCTGATCATATGACCAAAACACATCACAACC TGTTTGTGAAGGGACAGGTATGTACCGGGCAATACCGTATGCTGGCTAAAACAGGAGGCTTTGTCTGGGCTTTAACTCAGGCCACTGTTATTTACAACAGTAAAAACTCCCAGCCACAGTGCGTGGTCTGTGTCAACTACATCCTCAG TGGCATTGAACAGCCCAAAGAAATCCTTTCACTGCAGCAAATCAACAGCACAAAAGTTAAACAGGAAAAGGAGGAAGAGAATGAGGAAGCCCTCATGGCTGAAGTGACCATGATGGCGTTTAAAAAGGAGAGTAAGGAGGGTGATGAGAAGAAAAAATGTTTGGTAGATGAGGATCTGCAACCTGCAGTGCTACATGGTAACCTAAAGGGGGTGCCAGATGAGCTCACAGTCATAGACCCCCCAACAGCACAGGCGGTGCTCACGCTGGATATCAACAGCCAAG ACTCTGCCATCAGTGTGCTGAAAGACATTCCTCTCTACAATGATGTCATGTTACCCTCATCCAGTGTCTTGTTGCCCCTCTCACCGCTCTCCCTACATACTGATGCACTGTGTTCAACCCTAAATGATGCAGACACTTCCACCTCCCAACTAGAGCCTGATGGCTTCCCTGTCTCACAATCGTCTGATCTGTCTTTGGATTCAGAATATAGTGACCAGCAAAAATCAGATCAG aTCATGCTGACACCAGACAAAAACAAT CCAGTGGGTTTGGATCTGGAGATGTTGGCACCATACATTCCAATGGATGATGACTTCCAGCTGCGGACTCCATCCAGGTCGATCTGTTCCAGCCCATGTTCAGGTCTCGAACTGCCTTCCTCCAATAGCACACAAACTGCCCCATCGGTCCAAGTGACCCCTTTAGAGTCAACGTGCTGTGACACAGCTCAACAGAACACTGGAACCAAGCTGATCGACGACAG AGTAATTATTCAAGACAATGGTATTTCGTCTAAATGTCAGACCGGCCCAAAGCTACTCAAGAGAAAATTTGAGGCCATTACTCTTTCTGAAGCAATAAGGCTG GGGTCTGTGGTGCAGGTTGTGGCTGAAATACCTGAGAAAAGGATCAAAATATCAGACGCTTCATCATCAGAAGGGCTCCGTCACACTACAATACTGTTGCTGCCATCTG ATGTTGCTAGTAGGTTAATGAGCAGATCATCAGATGGTGGGGCATTATCCCTGTCCCTCCCCCAGCTTACCCATTACGACTGCGACGTTAACGTACCCGTAACTGGACGGCAACACCTGCTACAGGGGGAGGAGCTACTGTGTGCCTTGGATTTAGTTATCTGA
- the hif1aa gene encoding hypoxia inducible factor 1 subunit alpha a isoform X3: MDTVAPGKKRVSSERRKEKSRDAARCRRGKESEVFYELAKELPLPHSITSNLDKASVIRLALSYFRLRKLVDTGVLGVETELDCQWNSTFLKALDGFLMVLSLDGDMVYLSETVSKCLGLPQIDLIGHSVFEFSHPCDHEELREMLAHRIGILKKGKEQHTDRNFLLRMKCTLTSRGRTVNIKSASWKVLRCSGHIHTVDAIENDVCEEERVCSTYLVVICESIPHPGNIEAPLDSRTFLSRHTLDMRFTYCDERITDLLGFDPRDLLQHSVYEYYHALDSDHMTKTHHNLFVKGQVCTGQYRMLAKTGGFVWALTQATVIYNSKNSQPQCVVCVNYILSGIEQPKEILSLQQINSTKVKQEKEEENEEALMAEVTMMAFKKESKEGDEKKKCLVDEDLQPAVLHGNLKGVPDELTVIDPPTAQAVLTLDINSQDSAISVLKDIPLYNDVMLPSSSVLLPLSPLSLHTDALCSTLNDADTSTSQLEPDGFPVSQSSDLSLDSEYSDQQKSDQIMLTPDKNNVGTEWHRSQISPVGLDLEMLAPYIPMDDDFQLRTPSRSICSSPCSGLELPSSNSTQTAPSVQVTPLESTCCDTAQQNTGTKLIDDRVIIQDNGISSKCQTGPKLLKRKFEAITLSEAIRLGSVVQVVAEIPEKRIKISDASSSEGLRHTTILLLPSDVASRLMSRSSDGGALSLSLPQLTHYDCDVNVPVTGRQHLLQGEELLCALDLVI; the protein is encoded by the exons GGTGAGTTCAGAGCGAAGAAAGGAGAAATCTCGGGATGCTGCACGTTGTCGGAGAGGAAAAGAGTCCGAGGTGTTTTATGAGCTGGCCAAAGAACTGCCCCTGCCCCACAGCATCACCTCCAACCTGGACAAAGCATCAGTCATAAGGCTCGCGCTCAGCTACTTTCGCTTGCGTAAACTGGTGGACACAG GTGTACTGGGTGTGGAGACTGAATTGGACTGTCAGTGGAACAGTACATTTCTTAAAGCTTTGGATGGGTTTCTCATGGTTCTGTCTCTTGATGGTGACATGGTGTATTTGTCAGAGACTGTGAGCAAGTGCCTGGGTCTTCCTCAG ATTGACCTTATTGGACACAGTGTGTTTGAATTTAGTCATCCGTGTGATCATGAAGAGCTCAGAGAAATGCTAGCACACAGAATAG GCATATTGAAGAAAGGGAAGGAGCAGCACACAGACAGAAATTTTCTATTGAGGATGAAATGTACACTAACCAGCAGAGGGCGCACTGTCAATATCAAATCTGCCTCCTGGAAG GTTCTGCGTTGTTCGGGCCATATCCACACAGTTGACGCCATCGAGAATGatgtgtgtgaggaagaaaggGTCTGTTCGACATACCTGGTGGTAATCTGTGAGTCTATTCCCCATCCAGGCAACATTGAAGCACCACTGGATTCTAGAACGTTCCTCAGCCGGCACACTTTAGATATGCGCTTCACCTACTGTGATGAAAG GATCACAGATTTGTTGGGTTTTGATCCAAGGGATCTGTTGCAGCATTCTGTATACGAGTACTACCACGCCCTGGATTCTGATCATATGACCAAAACACATCACAACC TGTTTGTGAAGGGACAGGTATGTACCGGGCAATACCGTATGCTGGCTAAAACAGGAGGCTTTGTCTGGGCTTTAACTCAGGCCACTGTTATTTACAACAGTAAAAACTCCCAGCCACAGTGCGTGGTCTGTGTCAACTACATCCTCAG TGGCATTGAACAGCCCAAAGAAATCCTTTCACTGCAGCAAATCAACAGCACAAAAGTTAAACAGGAAAAGGAGGAAGAGAATGAGGAAGCCCTCATGGCTGAAGTGACCATGATGGCGTTTAAAAAGGAGAGTAAGGAGGGTGATGAGAAGAAAAAATGTTTGGTAGATGAGGATCTGCAACCTGCAGTGCTACATGGTAACCTAAAGGGGGTGCCAGATGAGCTCACAGTCATAGACCCCCCAACAGCACAGGCGGTGCTCACGCTGGATATCAACAGCCAAG ACTCTGCCATCAGTGTGCTGAAAGACATTCCTCTCTACAATGATGTCATGTTACCCTCATCCAGTGTCTTGTTGCCCCTCTCACCGCTCTCCCTACATACTGATGCACTGTGTTCAACCCTAAATGATGCAGACACTTCCACCTCCCAACTAGAGCCTGATGGCTTCCCTGTCTCACAATCGTCTGATCTGTCTTTGGATTCAGAATATAGTGACCAGCAAAAATCAGATCAG aTCATGCTGACACCAGACAAAAACAATGTAGGTACAGAATGGCACAGAAGTCAAATTTCT CCAGTGGGTTTGGATCTGGAGATGTTGGCACCATACATTCCAATGGATGATGACTTCCAGCTGCGGACTCCATCCAGGTCGATCTGTTCCAGCCCATGTTCAGGTCTCGAACTGCCTTCCTCCAATAGCACACAAACTGCCCCATCGGTCCAAGTGACCCCTTTAGAGTCAACGTGCTGTGACACAGCTCAACAGAACACTGGAACCAAGCTGATCGACGACAG AGTAATTATTCAAGACAATGGTATTTCGTCTAAATGTCAGACCGGCCCAAAGCTACTCAAGAGAAAATTTGAGGCCATTACTCTTTCTGAAGCAATAAGGCTG GGGTCTGTGGTGCAGGTTGTGGCTGAAATACCTGAGAAAAGGATCAAAATATCAGACGCTTCATCATCAGAAGGGCTCCGTCACACTACAATACTGTTGCTGCCATCTG ATGTTGCTAGTAGGTTAATGAGCAGATCATCAGATGGTGGGGCATTATCCCTGTCCCTCCCCCAGCTTACCCATTACGACTGCGACGTTAACGTACCCGTAACTGGACGGCAACACCTGCTACAGGGGGAGGAGCTACTGTGTGCCTTGGATTTAGTTATCTGA